A window of Hevea brasiliensis isolate MT/VB/25A 57/8 chromosome 14, ASM3005281v1, whole genome shotgun sequence contains these coding sequences:
- the LOC110646594 gene encoding GCN5-related N-acetyltransferase 8, translating to MAAAAPPPPPTPAPEAPTGLPDSESTPVGYPLFSRIRLATPNDVPHIHKMIHQMAVFERLAHHCVATESSLSATLFNHLPFQSFSVFLLEVSPNPLPNIASPNFIPIERIMQLDLPVIDPEAEIFKSGSNDVVVAGFVLFFPNYSTFLAKPGLYVEDLFVRECYRRKGMGKILLSAVAAQAVKMGYGRVEWVVLDWNVNAIKFYEEMGAKILTEWRICRLTGEALEAYRDAI from the coding sequence ATGGCAGCCGCTGCTCCACCGCCTCCCCCAACCCCTGCACCGGAGGCTCCCACCGGCCTCCCTGACTCCGAATCCACCCCCGTCGGCTACCCTCTCTTCTCCAGGATCCGCCTCGCTACCCCCAATGATGTCCCCCACATCCACAAAATGATCCACCAAATGGCCGTCTTCGAGCGCCTCGCTCATCACTGTGTTGCCACCGAATCCTCCCTCTCCGCCACCCTCTTCAACCATCTACCTTTCCAATCCTTCAGCGTCTTCCTCCTGGAGGTTTCCCCCAACCCTCTTCCCAATATCGCTTCCCCAAACTTCATACCCATTGAGCGTATCATGCAGTTAGACCTTCCTGTCATCGACCCAGAAGCCGAAATCTTCAAAAGTGGTAGTAATGATGTTGTGGTAGCTGGGTTCGTTCTCTTCTTCCCTAACTACTCAACGTTTCTAGCGAAGCCGGGGTTGTACGTGGAGGATCTGTTCGTGAGGGAGTGTTACAGGAGGAAAGGAATGGGGAAGATACTGCTGTCGGCAGTGGCTGCTCAGGCGGTGAAAATGGGGTATGGGAGAGTGGAGTGGGTGGTACTTGATTGGAATGTGAATGCTATTAAGTTTTATGAGGAAATGGGTGCTAAGATTTTGACAGAGTGGAGGATTTGCAGGCTGACTGGTGAAGCTCTTGAGGCTTATCGTGATGCCATTTGA